The region TAGTTAATAATTATGTCTCAAACAGATGAGTATAAGTAATTTTCTTGCATATTTgagcttttatatatatataaaagttttttttgttgtaaCTTTCTTTTCTGATTTAGTGTTAATAATATGCTTTTTACgagtctaaattttttattgaaatttttagtattgttttttttaacattaaaaatatattattaaaaatatattatgttagtactttaaatatttttttaatatatttttaaatttcaaaatcaccattaaattattttaaaaacataatagaaCACAAAAAAAACTCAACACAGAAAATCTAAATTCGTTTTTCAAACAcgtgttcttcttcttttcctttttttgttcTCCTTTTAACATCTTTATCATGATTAAACACCTAAGTCATCACCAATACTATCACAACCACTATAAAGGTACCATTATGATATGATTGACACCTTATTTCAcggatatataaaaataaagttcacAAACTAATGGTTCAGAATCATATTTATCTTATCCATAGACAAACAAATCTTAGagttaaataatgataataaagttGATCTCTCCGTCCCATTTGTTTTTATAGATAAAATtcttaaagaatatataaaatttcacctTTTAACatcaaaaattattaaaagactaacattaatgaatattgttaaaataaattttgaataactctaataatattttaaagaatgatatttaaatatagCTCAatcttatgaaaataaattgtcatcataatacatttttttttaccttgaTGGATCATTAATTTGATCAAAACGGATTCCTCTAGACAAATGATGAGTTATAGAGGAGACATTAACGATTCTTCCTTCTTTCTTGCTTTCATGAGTTGTTTTCTTCATAGTATCCAACAACAGATTTGTTAATAGGAAATGACCTGTGGAATTGTGTTGAAGGTTAattttcataagaaaataagacaaaaatccTATGGATTAAAATTGACTTAAGTATAAATGTATAAGTAAAAGATTatagcttttttttttagaaaccaaataatatttctttttaaattaatttcatcttacaacaaaaaatcaatattaatacaCATCTTTTTAGATTGTGCTTTATTAAAAGggtgaaatatatttttattcattaactttaaataaaaattagaattaatttatcttgaacattttgtttcaatttagtcatcaattttaaaaatgcgTAAATATaatcactagtgcagatttaacattttacttcgccttataggcctcggttatagAGGAACCGAAGTCTATAAGGAGGcagtgacatttttgcaatttcgtcCAACTATATTGCCTCGGGTCCACTAAAAACCGGTGCAGTAAGGGGTTTTAGGCTTCGGTTAcaaaagaaccgaagcctataaggcaacctagtaaccctaatttcaaaaataccaCCAACGTCAGTATTATTGGTCTCGGGTTTTTATTGAACGAGGCAATAAAGggctttatgcctcggttattaattgaaccgaggccataaagcctCTCATAATTCCCAATTCGCAAACTCTCACTGTTCATTGTCTCCCACAACTCTCTTCCCTCTGCGCGAACCCTCCAATTTCTGGTCTCCGGCGAGCTTCATCCAGCGGCTGTGCCAGCGGCTAGGGTTTTTCATCGGAGCCGCCTTGCCTCAGCCCCCTGGAACCTCCTCCATCACAACCGTTGCGCCGCCTCTGAACGGCTTGCTCCTCCGTCTCTTTCTCTCGCGCATAACTCAGCACCTAAGCCCTAAGCTGCCATCTCTAGCATCCCATAGTTGTCGGCGTCGACGAGCCTCCACCTCGAGCGTCTTTAAGCCCACCGTGGTCCGCTGCGATTGCCGCTCTCGCTCAACTCCCGCATCTTATCACTACTCTGCCACTTCGGAACCCTTGTCTTCCGCTGCAATTTCCGACGAAGGTTTCACTCTCCGTTCTCGTAAGTCAAGTTGGAGCTACGACAAACTGGTTTCATCCTAACTCAACTCCATTGGTGTTGTTCTAGTGTTTTATTCATTCTATTTGTTGCTCGCTGCATTTTGGGGACTCTGATGGGGTTTTGAAAGGGGAAGCATGTATGTTATTTTGTGTTTACCGAATGTGGCTGAGCCGAGAGTGGTGGATCCTTGAACCTCGTTTCTGTTGCCAGTGACGACAATTTTGTCTATGCCATCTGCTACGAACATCACGTTATGCAGATTCTGTCCAATGTTCACCTTCTCGTTATAGATCCTTGATTTTACATATATGATTGCTCTTGCAGGATGATTGTTTCCCATTGCGGCAAGTGCATTCACTGCTGCTTGGATTGTTCTGTGTGTCCCTACACCATCTTGTGCTACTGTGAAATGTGGTTGTTTCTGGATTGGTTGCAGCGTTCCGagtatatggcttcggttcgACCACAACCGGAGCCGAAAAGAGGGTATTTTTGCTTCGATTGACACCCGGGACCAAAAGTTAACCCTTTTTGCCTCACCTCAATATGTCTCGGTTCTGGAACCGGggcaaaatattaaaaataaccgAGGCCATAAGGCCTTACTGCACTAATgaattcttttaaccaaattttattaagtttagttaatgtttcaaacatatttttatgataacatttgaattgtttacacaatttgatatatttttgcttcaatgttagttgagaaacatatttgaaatatctcataaatttaacaaaatttgattaaaaaattaaatctaagtatttttaaagatgcaatactaaattaatccaaaattttgatgaatgaataattttaatttaaaattaaaaaactacaaagatatttaattcttaaataaatatcagATGAGTTATTTAATGTTCAAATATATATGCTGAGACAAACATAAGAATATAAGGACAAACACATCCTTATTTTCTTCGGCAGCATCGATTTCTTACCCATGTGATTTGTGGCAAATTGCAGTTCAATGTTGTCTTCGGACAGAGCGAAAGGGGTTGCGAATATTCCTGCGTTGTTTCTTACAATTgcaacaaataaacaaaaacacattGTTACTCTATGAATTAATGCAAGTAAAAATTTTGGAAGTAACTACACTTACATAAGAATGTTCAATGGAAGGCCAGATGAAATGAAGTCTGATGCAAACTTTCTAACAGATGCCATTGAACTAAGGTCTAACTCCATGTAATCAACTTTAGCAGAAGGAATCTCCTTAAGTATCGCTTCTTTAACATCTTTTGCAGTAACCAAATTTCTAACCCCCATTATCACATGAACACCACGCATCGCAAGAACACGAGCAGTTTCAGTGCCAATACCACTGGTTGCACCTGTTTGTTCTCATCgtcaacaacaacacaaatttacATACAAAATGAGAAACAGATTCCGCAATCTGCAACCTAATATACACACTCTTGTGCATATTTTAAGTGCATCTCATTAGTTTTATCTTTAGTCGAtctgaaatttttaatatatcttacGCGGTGTTGAGATATATTAATCTCGTGCGTGACATTAAATATCAATAGATAATCCAATAGTATGTGGTGTTAGAAGTTccacatcaactagagataagaccacctcataatatataagtggctGCAATTTTCACCTGACTggttttgtgagattgagttaaactttaaatctaacatgaatagattttaaatttaactcaatctcacaaaattaacttataacttgtaagatgaggtttgcaccgatttaaaatatcatagtaaaacatgaaattgtgaaaaagaagaacaaaagaaagaaaaaacagagaGTAACCTGTAACAATAGCAGTAAGGTTGCTGCCATCGATCCCTTCAGTAACTTGCTCAGCagtagaagaagatgaaaaaccAGAACCGTTTTTTCTCCCAAACAGCCACCACATCGTTGATTTGTTGAACTCAGAAACCAATAGAGTTATCCCACCAAATAAATAGACagggattttattttttttttctatactaaTCTGTAGTATTTATGATCACACTTACCGATGGACATGATCCTTTCTGCGTGCACTTAAGGTTCACTCATGATTCTATGAATGGTTCCTCTCCTTCACATTTATTGTTCAGAGTGTTACGTCCACAAACACGGAAGATACTTATATtaacaaatgcaatattagttttattgatttattcaagataatattaatttaacgTACAAATATCAAATGACTATCAACAGAAATTGTGTTTTCTAATTTTGATCATTTTGTATCAACgttctttataaaattataaaaaaattcaaagttaTTAATGACAAGATTTAAAAGCTAAATTACACGAGATAAAACACGAATTTGAATTTTGCTGGATGTTTTGTACTGTCTTTCTGATATGTTTTCACcaatttagattttattagttttttattagttttttatgttatgtcaccaaaatatatttattcacactaatttttatgttttaaaatatattaaaaaattttataatataccAACATCATTTTTAATGCTCATTTTGAAGCTAAAATACATGAGATAAAAACACTATTGTGAATTCTTTGTTGggtgttttgtgatgtctttttactatgttttcaccaatttagattatttattagatattttattttatctgtcTATTatgtctttaaaatatattcatactgatttttaaaatatattaaaaagaaattataatatactaatgtttttaatactcaataaagaaaaacactttacatcataaaatagtgaaaatcacccgtatataattgttttaattaccttgtcttattttaattacttaaagttTAATGtctacattaaaattatattattaaataaatatatacatattaattttttatttatctcacctttttattgtataaaaacATATCCTTAATATaccatttattataaattaattaattaagttttaaattaattttagtgaaattcGCATTAGAAAAAATGTtcgaattttttatttttctctattaatttttttatcaacgtATAAAATGATCTTTACTTTGGTCTTTATGTCTCCAATTCTTTTATCAactagttcattttttttttctttattcttattCAACTCACTCCTATAGAATGAAAGACAAAGTTGATTAGGAAAATTTAACTAGAGACTTGGAGAGATAGAAGAGTGAAAGAGTAAATTAACTCACAAATTATAAGAGATTAAAGAATGAATGAGCATGTTGATAAATGagttaaagatgaaaaaaataaatagcagccacatcaacaaaattaaatcacataatattaaaaaaaaagtaaaaaatactttaaaggTTGGatccaataaaattttaatagcaattcatcattaaaaatatttaaatttctaaaataattaattcttgattaatctaaaaaattattgaagatGTACTATAATAAGATATGGACTTATCATCAAACGAATTAAATGGGGTAGTTACGTCTTATTTCATCTTTGTGGGACCTTCTCTTCGCTAtgttttattacaattttgatatttg is a window of Vigna unguiculata cultivar IT97K-499-35 chromosome 4, ASM411807v1, whole genome shotgun sequence DNA encoding:
- the LOC114181011 gene encoding short-chain dehydrogenase TIC 32, chloroplastic-like, yielding MWWLFGRKNGSGFSSSSTAEQVTEGIDGSNLTAIVTGATSGIGTETARVLAMRGVHVIMGVRNLVTAKDVKEAILKEIPSAKVDYMELDLSSMASVRKFASDFISSGLPLNILINNAGIFATPFALSEDNIELQFATNHMGHFLLTNLLLDTMKKTTHESKKEGRIVNVSSITHHLSRGIRFDQINDPSSYHMWFTYGQSKLANVLHANELARRFKEEGVDITANSLHPGAVITNIFRHTNILSGLINTVGRFVFKNVQQGAATTCYVALHPQVKGMSGHYFEDCNVSTENSKARDTELAKKLWDFSLNLIK